TTTTGTTTTTTCTCAATTCTTTTTTAGAAGGTAAGCACTGGACCATCTTGTGGACATCTCTCATCTTGTTTATGTGTGTCATCCTTGCTCAACCTTGACGTGAACATAACATATTTCAATCACAACGTTAAGGGTGAAGGTTAGACAAGCAAATATAGGTCTTTCAATGGTAGTGATCAATTACTCTAGAAAGCTTGGGCAAACAACATGGAGTCCAACAAAACTAGTTTCACCTCCATTAAAGCTTATTTACACGTGTTGGGGTGAAACGAGAAGGCTACACATATAGGACAATCCAACACAGAGAAAAGCTAGTGCATCAGACATTTTGAAAGGTGTTTGACAAGTGCCTCTATGTGATTTGTGAAGACATGTAGAAATCAAAACATCAAACAATTCGACCATGCTAGAGAACAGGACCGGACGGATCCAACCATGTAAAGAACAACATCATACTATCTACGAACTGCTCACAACAACTAGAGTTTGAAGGCACTATCGAGTTCACTCAACAGATGGTCTAGCCAAAGGCTTTGATGGGCACAAACAATTGTCGAAGGACATGAAAAATGTGACCGCTAGAGTGATCACTATGTAGAAGAACACATATGAGTATAGGATAGTCTGCAGTAATTGGTTTTTGCCACTCGAAATGTTGCCTCCTTGTTATAATTGTTGTGTCTATGAATTGTGAATCCATCTAAGTCTATAAAATTTGGGTCTGATGATAATTTTGTGAACTCTTTTCGTTGAAATGACACATCCAATTCATGAACTATGGATCTATCTGAGTCTTTGAAATATAGGTCTAATGGAAATTTTATGAACCCCTTTCGTTGTAATGGTAAATATCAAATTCTCTTGGACAGTCCCACCAAGGTACTGTGAAATCCACCACATAATCACCATAGTATGACATTAGCTAGTTATTGGGGTGGCAGAGCTAGCTATTGAAAATACACTGTCGATTACACTAGAACTTTGGGCACGCTTTGCGCGCCCCGGCTTGGCTCTAGCATTTTTTGGTATAGCACTCAATTGAAGGATCACAATTCTGGTATGGTTTTCTCATATGAGAAATTATAGTGCTCAATATGTTCATTGTCAATCATCTGAGGAAAGGGTCATCATATCCTCATAAGTGTGCAACACAATTAAGAGAACAAAAAAGCATAAAGAAGAGGCAACAAAACAAGCACTACATGAAATTCAAATATTTTTTTGTCACAACAAGATTTTAGCTTTGATTAGacaaaattaattcattccacatATCTGATTCAAAGAAAGTATGCAGTCTTATTTGGTAATTTCCATGATGGCTTACTGCACTGGATTATCTCATTCCATTCCATTGTTACCAGACGACTCGCTTACCTTCTTCTTGATTAAGCTCTTCATGCTCTCACCATCCAGAGTTGCTGCTTCTAGCGGTGGTTATAAAGAGCAAAACCATAGCAACTGCATTATAAAGAGCAAAATTGTTGTTTTTCTGGTGTGGTTACCTCCACACACCCAAACTGCCATATTATATATCACCAATATACAAGTAGGCCCTTACACTTGTTCTATTTACATTTACACCAACACTCCCCTCAAGATAGGCTAATTATATTCAACATTCCCATCTTGTTACATGCCAACCCATTATCCTTAGGACCTAACCCTTTTGTGAGACTATCTGCTAATTGACTACGAGATTTAATATACTTTAACTTCAAAGCCCCATTATCGATCTTTTCTTTGATGAAGAACTTATCAATCTCCACATGTTTCATATGATCAAACTGAATTGGATTATTTGCGATGCTGATTGCTGCTACATTATCACACTGGAGTAGCATTATCTCATTCTTCAACACTCGAAGCTCCTTGAGAAGACCTTTTAACCACATCATTTCAACAAAGTTAAGGCCACCGCTCTATGTTCAGCCTCCGCAGTAGACCGAGACACCACAACTTGTTTCTTGCTTCTCCATTAAACCAGATTGCCACCCACAAATACACAATATCTAGATGTGGATCTTCGATCATCAATACTGCTTGCCCAGTCAGCATCACAATACCCTTCCAAGTTTAGATGTTGATTTGCTCTAAACTGCAATCATTTGTCAGGGGTTCCTTCAAGTATCTTAGGATTTGATGAACTACCCCCATATGCCCTGTTTTAGGATCATGCATATACCTACTCACCACACTTATTGCATAGACAATGTCTGGTCTTGTATGACATAGGTATATTAATCGACCAAATACTCTATGATATCTCTCTCGATCCTTGAGGTCACCTGACTCAACATAAGTTTGATGATTCCTGTCAATGGGTGAGCCACATGGacgacacccaagcattcctgtCTCTGCCAACAGATCGAGGACATACTTCCTTTGGGAGAGAATAATTCATTTAGGTGACCTAGCAATCTAAATCCCAAGAAAGTATCGAAGTGGTCCAAGATCTTTTACCTCAAAGGACATGTCGAGTCTTTCCTTTAGTTTCTTGATCTTCTCTCCATCATCTCCAATGATcactatatcatcaacatagacagCCAGAATAGTGATACAAGGCCCCTAATGTTTATAGAAGACTGTGTGATCTCCACTGCATTGATAATAACCCATATCACGCACAACTCGCCTAAATCTGTCGAACCATGCACGTGGGGACTGCTTCAGGTCATAGAGAGACTTCTTGAGTCTGCACACTTTTCCACGGGTTTGTTCATTATTAAATCTAGGTGGAATTTCTATATAGACCTCTTCTTGTAAGTCACCATGAAGAAATGCATTCTTCACATCCAGCTGATGAAGTTATCAATCAAATTTGGTCGCACATGAGATTAAGGTCCTCACCGTGCCCATTTTTGCCACAGGTGCAAAGGTCAAATCATAGTCAATCTCATATGTCTGACTATATCCTTTCACCACCAATCTTGCTTTGTACCTGTCAACCTTTCCTTCAGGGGTCTACTTTACTATGAAGACCCACTTGCACCCCCACCACCTTCTTTCCTTCTGGAAAGTGGACAAGTTCCCATGTCTTGTTCTTTTGAAGGGCAAGGAGCTCTTCTTTCATGGCATCCTTCCACTTTGCATCTTGTTTGGCACACCTCCAATCCTTCGGAATAGATATTGTTTGTAGAGATGCAATGAAGGTTCTATATGCAAGAGAGACACTAGAGTATGGAACATACTTAGTGATGCCATGTTCATATCAATAACGAGAAGGAGGTTTTCTAGCATTTACTCTAGGaactcttctttgtgcaagaggtaATTCTTCATGTTCAGTGATGGGAGAAACATGGATTGAAGGTACATTACCAGTTGGATCTGGAGAGGAGTATGAAGAGAGATATGGGACTGAAGCTTCAACTCATTCTAGTTGTAGTTGCTCCGGCTGCTTCTTAGTCCACCTTCAATAATATACTCTAGGTTGCTCCCCCTGTTTGTTATTCACCCTCCTTCCAATGGAACAATCAGGTTGCTCCCCCTGTTTCTCATTCAACTTCCCTACAGTAGAACATGGGATTGACCCAACCATCACTGTGTCGCCATCCTCTGTCTCCTCCTGAATATCAATAGTTGGATCATCATGATCCCCATTACCTTCATTACTCCTCGATATCTCAATAGTTATCCCCTCCTCCATTTCCTATGGAATCATACCTCCAACAATCACCCCTCCCTAGGCCCACTAGCCTCATCACTACCTCGACCATAATCATCCAGGGCACTATTCTCCCCTCTCTACGGTCCCTTCCATTGACCGGAGAGAAGTCCTCCAGGATGTGATCTAGATCAACCTTCTTCGCGTAGTATGGATCTTTCTCTCAAAATGTCATATCCATACTCACAAATAGTCTCCGACCAATAGGATCCCAACATTTGGACCCTTTCTGAGTAGATGTATAACCCACAATAATACATTTGACTGCTTGAGGATCTAACTTGCTCACCATTGGTCGATGATCTTTTACAAAGCAAACACATCCAAAGACCTTGGGTGGAACTCGAAAGTCACTTTTTACCAACATAAGTTCCATAGGTGATTTCATATCAAGTATTCTTGAGGGCATTCGGTTGATGAAGTATGTGGCTGTCATTACTGCCTCACTCCACAAATACTTAAGCACATTCATCTGAAACAATGAGAGATATTGCTACCTCCAACAAATGACGATTTTTCCTCTCTGCTACACCATTTTGTGGTGGAGTTCCAGGACAAGTTGTTTGGTGAATAACTCCATGTTCTGATAGATatgatctgaatttattattcacATACTTTGTTCCATTATCAGTCCTGATAACTTGAATCCTTGCATTAAACTGATTTGCAACCAATTTATGAAAGTCTTGAAAGCACTTTAACACCTCGTTTTTATGCTTGAGTATATAGATCCAAGTCATACAAGTATAACAATCAATAAAAGTAACAAACCACTTTGCACCATTCACACAAGTGACTGAACAAGGACCCCAAACATATGAGTGTATTAGAATAAACGATTCACAACTGCGAAGACCAGTACTAGGATAAATGGATCTAGTATGCTTGCCAAGTTCGCATGCATCACATACAATCCTACTTATGTCCATTCCCTTAAACATTACGGGGTACAACCGACTTACGATGATGTAGCAGAATCTCCTTCACATCCCCTTCAACAGCTGCTCTCAATGCTGACTCCTCGTGACCGATGAACCACAACCCATTACTCCTGACTCTAGACCCAATCTTTCTCCTAGTCCTCCTCTCCTGAAAGACACAAGAGGTTTCATCAAATGTAATTGTGCATTTGAATTGGTCAATGATTGAACTTACTAAAAGTTCTCTTTGCCCCGGAAcaagatctggatgtcgcctggatgagggtgaataggtgaataaAAACTAACACTTAAAAACTGGAGTTTGTTACTCTACTCAAAGTTTGGATCGCAGAGGAATGAAGACACTTCAAGTAGATCGCAGCAGAAATGAAGTTCCTGTCTCAAAATATCATGCACCTCAAAgacagcttataccacagataagtattgaagtgcaagtataaaaacAATAAAGACAAAGAGACAGAACACAACATAGAGCAGAGCATATAGACACATGTATTTATCTCGAGGTTTAGCCAAACCTGAAATGCTGCAAATAGAGCCTTCCATTATGTTGATATCGGTTACAACGATGTACGttgtggctgcttacaatcttctcgacaacACTACGGCAAAATAACAGTGCTTGAGATCTTGTTCTTGCTCTTAGCATCACTTcccctctctaaaggcttataaccgaacctctacacaaactagagagatacataaGAGAGGAAGAGAAGGAATATGATCACTtgatgtatggacttgttggTTGCACGTCTGCTTACGTTAAATGAGCGCCTAGGaggcccttttatagcccaaaatAAGCTCCTAGTTGTTGCCCCTTGTGAAGATCTCAATTCCCTTCTATCTGCGGTCTGTTTCCTTATATGGCTGAGTCGACCTTGAAGCTTTCGGCCACCTAGCACACCGGacaacgactcgcccgaggccacaaCACGTCCGAGGccatgactcgcccgaggcagTCACGTCTTCATATTTGGTAATTACCAAATACGGGAAATAAAATTTTAATTTTCGTATTTAGTAATTTAagtactaaaatagaataaattggagggactaaaaattagtctctagaaaccaaacaccctaccAAATAAAGTTTTGGTTTTCGTATTTAGTAATTTAagtactaaaatagaataaactcCTACCACGGTAATATCAAATCAACTCCAGATGCAATATCATCAAGTGTATATGAGCAGACAGATTGATTTCTAATCAATTGAACTAGATGGCATCTGCTTGTATTGCTAGTTACAGTAGTTAGTATTTACACTGCAGCAAAAAAAAACAACAAATGCAACAGTCTGAGACACGGCCATATTAGCGACATCTCTGGGTTCTGTTGAACCATGGACCAGTGCCTCGCAGAGATGTGAATGGCTTGTTTCAGAGCTGCAGGAGCCATTCATGATTGCAGATAGATTGCTGTTCCTATCAAAAGGATCCACAAGGTAACAACCACCCATGCACTCTTCTTCCATTCATTTGGCGGTCGCAAGAAAGAGAGGTCTCCAAAGATGTTTGGAGAAGGTTGAACTTGGTTGCTAGCAGCACTCATCTTCCTTTTCTTGTCCTCTTGTTCCTTGATtttgtcactccatgttccagcaTACCTGATTCACATAACAAGTATCATGATATAGGTAAGATATTAATGAGATTGTGAATATCTCTACATTGCTTGAAATGAAATCACGGGGATAGGAAAGCAGCATCAATCAAAAAAATGAAAAGGGTTCCATCGAAGGGCATGCTTTGCAGCTGTTTAGAATGATGGTAACTATCTCCACTCCAGTTTAAGCATTTAAAACGATGTATAGTAGCTAAAGAATGATGTATGACAGCTAAAGAATTATGCACAGTAGCTAAATCAGGGGGTAAGAACAGGTCATAGGTTCTAGGATTTATATATAGTTGCTAAAGGGTGATGTCAACAAAGATAATCAGGTAGTTGTATCTTCTCTATGGAAAGATGTGTAAAGAAACAATGAAAAAACTAGAGATTTTTACAAGCTGAAGGGTTCACCATTCAGCTTCAGTCAAAAAGAGAATGATATAGGAATAAACACCATACGAGTGAGATTTCAAGCAGATCACAAGCGCCATACAGGCAAAAATATACAGAAAATAAATTCCAGAGCCATATGGCATAAGGCACCAACTAATTTATGCTCACGCGCACAGAAAGTAAATTCCAGAGCCAAATGGCATAGAGACAGGGAAGGGAATTAGCAGAGTCTCGAATAGATAACTAACCAATCCCAGCTGCTCCCAATTTGTGGTATTGTGACCACCTCGTCATTTGATATCTTCAACTTGGGTGCCTCTAAAATGTATCTAAGCTCAGCTGCCTGGCGCCTGATGTTGATCATGGGGTGGCTACTCTCCAACTCTTTGTACAATGCAATGCAATCCTTGTGCCTCCTATTGGCTTCATATGCCATTGCAAGCCAAATTTGGATCTAGAAGAAGATACACGCTATATATCACAAAGATGTCTACAGGATTTTAGCCATAGACTACATCACAAAGATACCTACAGAATTCAACTCACTCAAAAGACATTATTTGGCATGAAAACTACTGAAATCTCAACTGCAGAGATACTACCTCGCCACCGAGTAGAGAGGAGGGACGTATGATAGTGAGCGCAGCCTCCAAGAATTCAATTGATCGTCCATACATTCCTTTCCCGTACGCCTTTTGACCCAACTCAAACATTTGCTTCGCCGTCTCCCTCCTCTCCGCTTGCTCCTTCGCTACCTGCAAAGCTCGCGCAACAAAATGATTTTGTCTCACTCTACCCTCACCCTCCTGCAAACAGCGCTAAAACTAGAACCAGGTGCATGTGCGTCACAAATGGTAGAGAACATGTGGAACTTGAAGGAGGAGGAGTGTGTAGTAGTGGTATTTGTGTTTGGTGAGGAAGAATTGGCGTGTGAAGTGAATGACTAGTGAGTGTGTGAAGGAAGGCGAGCTCTGGTTACTAAAGGTTAAGGGTAGGAGTAGGACCTTCTGGAGCTCGCGGCGGACACGCTCGCGcttctcctcctccgactcctcggGGGCCTCGGCGGCGGCCTGGCTTTGCAGCTGCTCGGCGGTGCGCTCCAACTCCTCCATCTCCTCGGCCTCCTTCAGTCGGCGATTCAGCTCCGCTTCCCACTCCCTCTGCGCCTCATCCTCGGACAGCTCCCCGGGCTCGTCACTGCCGCTCGAGGCGGAGGCGGAGAACCTGGTCACGTGGCCACGGCGGTCGCGATTCTGTGAAACACAGGCGGCCACGCCGAGCCAGACCGAGGGGCGCAGGGGCTTGGAGGCCCAGTTGCGAAGGTAGAGGCG
This portion of the Zea mays cultivar B73 chromosome 2, Zm-B73-REFERENCE-NAM-5.0, whole genome shotgun sequence genome encodes:
- the LOC100281276 gene encoding ATP-dependent protease Clp ATPase subunit → MGAGVLLGDAAGLGAHLAVRRRRTRLYLRNWASKPLRPSVWLGVAACVSQNRDRRGHVTRFSASASSGSDEPGELSEDEAQREWEAELNRRLKEAEEMEELERTAEQLQSQAAAEAPEESEEEKRERVRRELQKVAKEQAERRETAKQMFELGQKAYGKGMYGRSIEFLEAALTIIRPSSLLGGEIQIWLAMAYEANRRHKDCIALYKELESSHPMINIRRQAAELRYILEAPKLKISNDEVVTIPQIGSSWDWYAGTWSDKIKEQEDKKRKMSAASNQVQPSPNIFGDLSFLRPPNEWKKSAWVVVTLWILLIGTAIYLQS